A genomic segment from Leptolyngbya boryana PCC 6306 encodes:
- a CDS encoding DUF4870 domain-containing protein, whose product MQTTFNPDKRRLLSCLSHGSIFFSTTLFSFGVPFAINLLSDDPVVKANAKESMNFHLNVWFWAIVIGTPIAFLSFITFGLGGLLFFPVIAFGFLLHWGLTIVALLHCIAKPDEAYRYPFIFRLL is encoded by the coding sequence ATGCAAACCACTTTTAATCCCGATAAGCGCCGCTTGTTATCCTGCCTCAGTCACGGCTCAATTTTCTTTAGTACCACTCTGTTTTCGTTTGGTGTACCGTTTGCGATCAATTTGCTTTCAGATGATCCAGTGGTGAAAGCCAACGCAAAAGAATCGATGAATTTTCACTTGAATGTTTGGTTCTGGGCGATCGTCATTGGTACACCGATCGCATTCCTCTCATTTATTACCTTCGGATTAGGTGGATTGCTGTTCTTTCCGGTGATTGCATTCGGATTCTTACTGCACTGGGGATTAACGATCGTGGCGTTGCTCCATTGCATTGCCAAGCCAGATGAAGCGTATCGCTACCCGTTTATTTTCCGATTGCTCTAA
- a CDS encoding iron uptake porin gives MSNIVRGLAGLSGLALSVFLMQTGEAAASEVRSVDENLLGESTLKQVTSVSQLSDVRPTDWAFQALQSLVERYGCIAGYPDRTYRGNRALTRYEFAAGLNACLDRVNELIAAATADLVKKEDLAALQKLQEEFAAELATLRGRVDSLEARTTTLEKQQFSTTTKLRGEVIFSGASVFGDERAGGGALSDNPTFSYRARLNFESSFTGKDQLRVRLQGRNVIPLSGSATGTNMTRLSYDGDSSGQVGVDDLYYRFPLGDNTRVWLIANAYGSENIANPLNPFLQSDGSGALSRFGRYSPIYRAVDGPGVALEHKFGNTATLSLAYRARNASSPEEKAGLFDGNHSALAQLILSPSRNLSVGLTYARAYYSGTAVDTTGSTGSAFAQRPFGNTATLTNSYGAIASFRVSPQFNISGWVGLTNAEAKAGVNRGADADIFNWSVALAFPDLGKKGNLGGIIVGMPPKATSNDVATREDRDTSLHLEALYRYQVSDKISITPGLIVILNPEHNRNNDTQYVGVVRTTFSF, from the coding sequence ATGTCTAATATTGTTCGAGGTTTGGCAGGGCTTTCAGGCTTGGCACTGTCTGTTTTTTTAATGCAAACAGGAGAGGCTGCTGCTTCCGAAGTGCGATCAGTAGATGAGAATTTACTAGGAGAAAGTACATTAAAGCAGGTTACTTCCGTTTCCCAATTATCCGATGTGCGTCCGACTGACTGGGCATTTCAGGCGCTTCAGTCTCTAGTAGAACGATACGGATGTATCGCAGGCTATCCTGATCGAACCTATCGCGGCAATCGCGCCCTAACCCGCTATGAATTTGCAGCAGGATTAAATGCCTGTCTCGATCGTGTCAATGAGTTAATCGCAGCAGCAACAGCAGACCTCGTTAAAAAAGAAGATCTAGCAGCATTGCAAAAGCTACAAGAAGAGTTTGCTGCAGAACTTGCTACCTTACGAGGTCGAGTGGATTCACTTGAAGCTCGAACCACGACATTAGAAAAACAGCAATTCTCCACGACGACAAAGCTCCGTGGAGAAGTCATCTTCTCAGGTGCGAGTGTTTTTGGGGATGAAAGAGCAGGTGGCGGCGCTTTGAGCGATAATCCGACCTTCTCTTATCGGGCACGATTGAATTTTGAGAGTAGCTTTACAGGCAAAGATCAACTGCGCGTCAGATTACAAGGTCGCAACGTTATTCCTCTCAGCGGCAGTGCGACTGGAACCAATATGACGCGGCTTTCTTATGATGGAGATAGTAGCGGACAGGTTGGAGTTGATGACTTGTACTACCGTTTCCCGTTGGGAGATAACACTCGGGTTTGGCTGATCGCGAATGCTTATGGCTCGGAAAATATCGCGAATCCATTGAATCCATTTTTGCAAAGTGATGGCAGTGGTGCTTTATCGCGGTTCGGTCGTTATAGTCCCATCTATCGAGCCGTAGATGGACCCGGTGTTGCTTTAGAACATAAATTTGGCAATACCGCTACGCTCTCGCTTGCTTATCGTGCCCGAAATGCAAGTTCTCCTGAAGAGAAAGCAGGACTATTTGATGGCAATCATAGCGCTCTAGCCCAGTTGATCTTGAGTCCTAGCAGAAACTTGAGTGTTGGTTTAACCTACGCGCGCGCTTACTACTCGGGGACAGCTGTAGATACAACTGGTAGTACAGGCAGCGCCTTTGCTCAAAGACCCTTCGGCAATACGGCAACGCTGACAAATTCTTATGGCGCGATCGCAAGTTTTCGAGTCAGCCCACAGTTTAATATCTCTGGTTGGGTTGGATTGACCAATGCAGAAGCAAAGGCTGGGGTGAACCGAGGTGCAGATGCAGACATTTTCAATTGGTCAGTGGCTCTAGCATTTCCTGACTTAGGCAAAAAAGGAAATTTAGGCGGCATCATTGTGGGAATGCCACCGAAAGCAACGAGTAATGATGTCGCAACTCGCGAAGACCGTGATACTTCTCTGCATCTAGAAGCGCTTTACCGTTATCAAGTCTCCGATAAGATTTCGATCACACCTGGTTTAATTGTGATCTTGAATCCTGAGCATAATCGGAACAATGATACGCAATATGTGGGAGTCGTCAGAACGACGTTCTCTTTCTAG
- a CDS encoding adenylate/guanylate cyclase domain-containing protein, giving the protein MVPIRLKRLVAKSEVKEILARLQALSATSVSIQDREGQTIWGTPTESSKYPIQVDGELIGYVIGEATFASVLSYIAAREIEKKTLAQETLDRYKEVTLLHNLSEKMTANLEVEAVAALVLSEAKRSIQSDCGAVMLLKAAELEVITAFGNSPTQLQDGILEAVLEHQKSDIVNEVYSDARCNPEESKLHALIAAPLKVSDRTIGVMMLGSEQAITYTAADLKLLNTLASQAASALENALLHKQRLHQERVKSNLERYVPTQLVQAILDASGSFSLVPEYRQISVLFSDIRNFTQQCEQLPPTEMVEYLNTYFTHMVDEIFTHQGTVNKFVGDMIVALFGAPFEVSHHEACAIKSAIAMQQRIRTIPIDWIQKHFLTGIGISSGRVIVGNIGSPQHMDYTAIGDEVNVASRLQSVAKGGQILVNRNVYEAAKDCFSFREVGTLTVKGKTQTVDVFEVLY; this is encoded by the coding sequence ATGGTTCCCATTCGCTTGAAACGACTCGTTGCTAAATCTGAGGTTAAGGAGATTCTGGCTCGTCTTCAAGCGCTCAGTGCAACTTCAGTTTCAATTCAAGATCGTGAAGGGCAGACAATTTGGGGCACGCCGACTGAATCATCGAAATATCCGATTCAGGTCGATGGAGAACTGATCGGCTATGTGATTGGTGAAGCAACTTTTGCATCGGTTCTGAGCTACATTGCTGCCCGAGAGATTGAGAAAAAAACGTTGGCTCAGGAAACGCTCGATCGCTATAAAGAAGTAACTCTGCTCCACAATCTTTCTGAAAAAATGACTGCAAATTTAGAAGTCGAAGCGGTTGCAGCTTTAGTGCTCAGTGAAGCGAAGCGATCGATTCAAAGTGATTGTGGGGCTGTGATGCTCCTGAAAGCGGCTGAGTTAGAGGTCATTACCGCGTTTGGAAATTCACCGACTCAATTGCAGGATGGAATCTTAGAAGCAGTTCTAGAACATCAAAAAAGCGATATCGTCAATGAGGTTTACTCAGATGCAAGGTGTAATCCAGAAGAATCGAAGCTCCATGCCTTGATTGCGGCTCCTTTGAAGGTGAGCGATCGCACGATCGGGGTGATGATGCTCGGCAGCGAACAAGCGATTACGTACACCGCAGCCGATTTAAAGTTACTTAATACGTTAGCGTCGCAAGCTGCATCCGCTCTAGAGAATGCGCTTTTGCACAAGCAACGATTGCATCAAGAACGAGTCAAAAGTAATCTTGAGCGCTATGTGCCCACGCAGCTTGTGCAAGCGATTCTCGATGCGAGTGGGAGCTTTTCGCTGGTTCCAGAGTATCGACAAATCAGCGTTTTATTCTCGGATATTCGCAATTTTACTCAGCAATGCGAACAGTTGCCGCCAACTGAGATGGTGGAATATCTCAACACTTACTTTACGCATATGGTGGATGAGATTTTTACTCACCAAGGCACGGTCAATAAATTTGTGGGCGACATGATTGTGGCGTTGTTTGGTGCGCCTTTTGAAGTGAGTCATCATGAGGCTTGTGCGATCAAAAGCGCGATCGCAATGCAGCAAAGAATTCGGACAATCCCGATTGATTGGATTCAGAAGCATTTTCTGACGGGGATTGGCATTAGTTCAGGGCGCGTGATTGTTGGCAATATTGGTTCTCCGCAGCATATGGACTATACGGCGATCGGCGATGAAGTGAATGTTGCCTCTCGCTTGCAGTCGGTTGCGAAGGGGGGACAGATTTTAGTCAATCGCAATGTCTATGAGGCAGCGAAAGATTGCTTTTCGTTTCGAGAGGTTGGGACATTGACTGTGAAAGGTAAAACCCAGACGGTTGATGTATTTGAAGTACTGTACTAG
- a CDS encoding ATP-binding protein: MKSMTRRKIVSLLLHGSFIAAVGVTAFTSYWIVRGIILSTLKENALLKVQSAGLEIDSWLNRRLGEVESMSNSVEVRSMNWEIAEPFLQLEQDRLADFWMFILVNTDGTYATTRGGFATGKNLRDREYFQKSIQGQSNVSDLIISRTTGKRQINIAVPIWSIPLVKETDKDRAELRSKSLSFYNLPVDEQPKVMGILAGNIPIAEVTRAISATQLGKGSYAFALDAQGVAIAHPNSAFTEGLTSLTQNADPTLAAIARSMTARKQGVELVTLDQKSVYVAYMPIRRANWSVALVIPRENLEEQLNALNTLTIVMAGLLVVVMITALTQLKHWEEIRDRAEQETALNNQLQATSQQLQSTLAYLGTILDNLADGLLVSDTEGSITCYNPALLKLFGLEEQSLNGKSVQALFKQDLVNLIERSQNQETLVTEVEIAQGSIGKAVATSILDGTGTKIGTVVLVHDITAEKEVDQMKTDFISTVSHELRTPLTSVLGFAKLIKKKLEEVVFPSLDTTDKKMQRAARQVNDNIDIIVSEGMRLTALINDVLDIAKMEAGKVDWKSEPLQITEVVERAIAATSALLQAKNLTLVEQFDPHLPQLVGDRDRLIQVVINLLSNAIKFTDSGDITCKVARQGDTIVVSITDSGIGISPEDQPKVFEKFKQVGDTLTDKPTGTGLGLPICKQIIEHHDGQIWVESEIGKGSTFSFSLPSSASPTHIREIDFSALIQQLQQGSEVNATQKRILIVDDEAPIRALLRQQLETEGYQVEEARDGKEAIQMAKESLPHLIILDVMMPEMNGFDVAAVLRHHPQTMGIPLIILSIVDAPERCHSLGIDRHLTKPINLEVLCQEVESLIAQGRSPRKILVVDENETTSKILVDILRSKGFTAVEATNDAELLKKVASTQPDMVIASVKFWEHSDRAQDLSQAEGLQNAVFLLVAEHHGSHSLETTRC, translated from the coding sequence ATGAAATCAATGACTCGTCGTAAAATCGTATCTTTACTACTACATGGTAGCTTTATCGCTGCTGTGGGAGTGACTGCGTTTACGAGCTATTGGATTGTGCGGGGTATTATTCTCAGCACACTCAAAGAAAATGCATTACTGAAAGTGCAATCTGCGGGATTAGAGATTGATTCTTGGCTGAATCGGCGCTTAGGCGAAGTCGAGTCAATGTCGAATAGCGTCGAAGTCCGATCGATGAATTGGGAGATTGCAGAGCCGTTCTTACAGCTAGAACAAGATCGGCTAGCTGACTTCTGGATGTTTATCTTAGTCAATACGGATGGCACGTATGCTACCACACGCGGTGGATTTGCAACTGGAAAGAACTTGAGAGATCGCGAATACTTCCAAAAATCCATCCAAGGGCAATCGAATGTCTCGGATCTGATTATTTCCCGTACTACAGGCAAACGGCAAATTAATATCGCTGTGCCAATTTGGTCAATTCCGCTCGTGAAAGAAACGGACAAAGATCGAGCAGAACTGCGATCGAAAAGCTTATCCTTTTACAATCTACCCGTAGACGAGCAGCCGAAAGTCATGGGCATTCTTGCCGGAAACATTCCTATTGCTGAAGTGACTAGAGCGATTTCGGCGACTCAGCTTGGGAAAGGGAGCTATGCGTTTGCGCTCGATGCTCAAGGCGTCGCGATCGCTCATCCTAACTCAGCGTTTACGGAAGGGTTAACGAGTCTGACCCAGAATGCTGATCCAACCCTTGCCGCGATCGCACGTTCGATGACTGCTCGCAAGCAAGGCGTTGAACTGGTTACACTCGATCAAAAGTCAGTTTATGTTGCTTATATGCCGATTCGGCGTGCGAATTGGTCAGTCGCATTAGTCATTCCACGCGAGAACCTAGAAGAGCAATTAAATGCGCTGAATACGCTAACGATCGTCATGGCAGGGCTGCTTGTGGTGGTCATGATCACGGCACTGACCCAGTTGAAGCATTGGGAAGAGATTCGCGATCGGGCTGAGCAAGAAACGGCACTAAACAATCAATTACAAGCAACCAGTCAGCAACTTCAATCGACTCTAGCCTATCTAGGAACCATTTTAGACAACTTAGCAGATGGATTACTCGTGAGTGATACCGAAGGCAGCATTACTTGCTACAATCCGGCACTGCTAAAGCTCTTTGGTTTAGAAGAACAATCTCTTAATGGCAAGTCAGTTCAAGCCCTGTTTAAGCAAGATTTAGTGAACCTGATCGAGCGATCGCAAAATCAAGAAACCCTGGTGACTGAAGTTGAAATTGCTCAAGGCAGTATTGGTAAAGCAGTTGCTACATCGATTCTGGATGGAACAGGCACTAAAATCGGAACAGTTGTTTTAGTTCATGATATTACGGCTGAGAAAGAAGTCGATCAGATGAAAACCGACTTTATTTCAACGGTTTCTCATGAACTGAGAACACCGCTGACTTCAGTTTTAGGCTTTGCCAAACTCATTAAGAAAAAGCTAGAGGAGGTTGTTTTCCCCTCACTGGATACGACGGATAAGAAAATGCAGCGAGCGGCACGTCAGGTCAATGACAATATCGACATCATCGTGTCTGAAGGGATGCGATTAACCGCGTTGATCAACGATGTGCTCGACATTGCCAAAATGGAAGCCGGTAAAGTGGACTGGAAATCTGAGCCACTTCAGATTACCGAAGTTGTAGAACGTGCGATCGCGGCAACGTCTGCCTTACTGCAAGCGAAGAATCTCACCTTAGTAGAACAATTTGATCCACATTTGCCGCAATTGGTTGGCGATCGCGATCGCTTAATCCAGGTTGTGATCAATCTGCTCTCGAACGCGATCAAATTTACCGACAGCGGCGATATTACGTGTAAAGTTGCTCGGCAAGGCGACACGATTGTGGTGAGTATTACAGATTCGGGCATTGGCATCAGTCCTGAAGATCAGCCTAAAGTCTTTGAGAAGTTTAAGCAAGTGGGGGATACGCTGACCGATAAGCCAACGGGAACCGGGTTAGGGTTGCCGATCTGTAAGCAAATTATCGAGCATCATGATGGACAGATCTGGGTCGAGAGTGAAATTGGCAAAGGCAGTACGTTCTCATTTAGCTTGCCGAGTTCTGCTTCTCCGACTCACATCAGAGAAATTGATTTCAGTGCATTGATTCAGCAATTACAGCAGGGTAGTGAGGTCAATGCAACGCAAAAACGGATTTTGATCGTGGATGATGAAGCTCCGATTCGTGCGCTGCTGCGCCAACAGTTAGAAACAGAAGGCTATCAGGTCGAAGAAGCTAGAGATGGCAAAGAAGCGATTCAGATGGCGAAGGAATCGCTTCCTCATTTGATCATTCTGGATGTGATGATGCCTGAAATGAACGGGTTTGATGTGGCTGCGGTCTTGCGACATCATCCTCAGACGATGGGAATTCCCTTGATTATTTTGTCGATCGTCGATGCGCCTGAACGCTGTCATTCGTTGGGAATCGATCGCCATCTCACGAAACCCATCAACTTAGAAGTGCTTTGCCAAGAAGTCGAATCGTTAATCGCTCAAGGGAGATCCCCGCGCAAAATTCTGGTAGTCGATGAGAATGAAACGACCTCGAAGATTCTTGTGGATATTCTTCGCTCGAAAGGCTTTACCGCAGTTGAAGCAACGAACGATGCAGAATTACTCAAGAAAGTTGCATCTACCCAACCGGATATGGTCATTGCCAGCGTCAAATTTTGGGAACACTCAGATAGGGCGCAGGATCTTTCACAAGCTGAAGGGTTACAAAACGCTGTGTTTTTATTAGTTGCAGAACATCATGGTTCCCATTCGCTTGAAACGACTCGTTGCTAA
- a CDS encoding lysozyme family protein — protein MSLNFQAKSFFTRFCLPEITSILVFAIASPLVTNSPVYAADIVDSFSTFISLEIKPQTQIAPEVMLIRQAIIGQESGANFQAVNRHSGALGYAQVMPENLPQWSKEALGFSVSRKDFLASPELQIAIVDFKLNQYWQKSIVASRGNVAIAIQRVAAWWYSGKPEKYTSTKTQYYAGHRYPSIAAYSQSILRRYQLILNAQNPSQPQRGV, from the coding sequence ATGAGTCTGAATTTTCAAGCGAAGAGCTTTTTTACCCGATTTTGTTTGCCTGAGATTACGAGTATTCTTGTTTTTGCGATCGCATCTCCACTTGTTACAAACTCGCCTGTTTATGCGGCAGATATTGTTGATTCATTTTCGACGTTCATCAGTTTAGAAATTAAACCTCAAACGCAGATTGCACCAGAGGTTATGCTGATCCGCCAAGCAATTATTGGGCAGGAAAGTGGTGCAAATTTCCAAGCGGTTAATCGACATTCTGGTGCGTTGGGATATGCTCAAGTCATGCCAGAAAATTTGCCGCAATGGTCGAAAGAAGCGTTGGGCTTTTCTGTGTCAAGAAAAGACTTTTTGGCAAGCCCTGAATTGCAAATCGCGATCGTGGATTTTAAGCTAAATCAGTACTGGCAGAAGTCAATTGTGGCAAGTCGTGGAAATGTTGCGATCGCGATTCAACGTGTTGCCGCTTGGTGGTACAGCGGGAAACCGGAGAAATATACCTCAACTAAGACGCAATATTATGCGGGGCATCGATATCCGAGTATTGCAGCTTATAGCCAGTCGATTTTGCGACGATATCAGCTCATTTTGAATGCACAAAATCCATCGCAGCCGCAACGAGGCGTTTAA
- a CDS encoding DUF561 domain-containing protein, giving the protein MISTLQTALTNRHALKIISGLNNFDANNVASVIKAADLGGATFVDIAADATLIRMAKQLTDLPICVSAVEPEAFTMAVEAGADLIEIGNFDSFYAQGRRFEAEEVLALTHATRALLPNIMLSVTVPHILPLDQQVELAEQLVKAGADVIQTEGGTSSSPEHAGALGLIEKAAPTLAAAYEISRAVSVPVLCASGLSSVTAPLAIAAGASGIGVGSAIHKLNDELAMIAVVRSLVESLTRASVNV; this is encoded by the coding sequence ATGATTTCTACGCTACAAACCGCGCTCACCAACCGCCACGCACTCAAAATCATCAGTGGCTTAAACAACTTTGATGCCAATAACGTCGCCTCGGTGATCAAAGCTGCCGATCTCGGTGGTGCGACCTTCGTTGATATCGCTGCCGATGCAACCTTGATCCGTATGGCAAAACAACTGACCGATCTGCCAATCTGCGTCTCTGCGGTCGAACCTGAAGCTTTCACAATGGCAGTCGAAGCAGGCGCAGATTTAATTGAAATCGGTAACTTCGATAGCTTCTACGCTCAAGGTCGCCGCTTTGAAGCTGAAGAAGTTTTAGCCTTGACTCACGCGACTCGCGCGCTCTTGCCGAACATCATGTTATCGGTCACGGTTCCCCACATCTTGCCGCTTGACCAGCAAGTTGAACTGGCAGAACAGTTAGTCAAAGCAGGCGCAGACGTGATCCAAACCGAAGGCGGCACTTCTTCGAGTCCCGAACACGCGGGCGCCTTAGGCTTAATCGAGAAGGCTGCTCCAACCTTGGCAGCGGCTTACGAAATCTCTAGAGCCGTAAGCGTTCCCGTTCTCTGTGCATCGGGTCTTTCTAGCGTCACTGCGCCTCTCGCGATCGCGGCTGGAGCTTCTGGAATCGGAGTCGGCAGTGCCATTCACAAACTCAACGATGAACTAGCAATGATCGCTGTGGTTCGTTCGTTAGTCGAATCTCTGACCCGCGCATCCGTCAACGTTTAA
- a CDS encoding response regulator transcription factor has product MKILIVDDEPHIRLLLEQTLEELEDQDVELLTATNGKEAIEVIQSERPQLVFLDVMMPFMNGFEVCQTVKQEIEDIYIILLTAKGQEFDKQKGAEVGANLYLTKPFDPDEVMAKAVEVLGL; this is encoded by the coding sequence ATGAAAATTTTGATTGTTGACGATGAGCCTCATATTCGCTTGTTACTAGAGCAGACCTTAGAGGAGCTTGAGGATCAAGATGTTGAGCTTTTGACTGCGACGAATGGAAAAGAAGCGATCGAGGTGATCCAATCGGAACGTCCACAACTTGTGTTTTTGGATGTGATGATGCCCTTTATGAACGGGTTTGAAGTGTGTCAGACGGTCAAGCAGGAGATTGAAGATATCTATATCATTCTACTGACTGCCAAAGGTCAGGAATTTGACAAGCAAAAAGGAGCCGAAGTGGGAGCAAATCTCTATTTGACGAAGCCTTTTGATCCTGATGAAGTCATGGCAAAGGCTGTTGAAGTCTTGGGTTTGTAG
- a CDS encoding pyridoxal phosphate-dependent aminotransferase — MQDSMRMRAVQSPIIPIVGELIRQTPGTISLGQGVVNYPPPGQAIAQITNFLADPANHKYQAVEGIPELKSAIAQKLTTENRIDLSDREIVVTAGSNMAFLNVVLAIADPGDEIILQTPFYFNHEMAIDLASCRAVLVPTDDHYQIQPDLIRAAMTQRTRAVVTISPNNPTGVVYPESALREVNQICRQHNCFHITDEAYEYFTYGVEHFSAGSIAESANHTISLFSLSKAYGFASWRIGYMVIPKFLLESVQKIQDTNVICPAVVSQFAAVGALQAGRTYCQEKLSAIAQVREIVLAKLETIPHLCTVPKAEGAFYFLLKVQTDLDAMELVRQLIRDHQVAVLPGFTFGLKEGCYLRVGYGALEKETAIEGIQRLVTGLQAISASQSSIDGMKSP; from the coding sequence ATGCAGGATTCGATGCGGATGAGAGCGGTGCAGTCGCCAATTATTCCGATCGTAGGAGAGTTGATTCGGCAAACCCCCGGAACGATTTCCTTAGGGCAAGGTGTCGTAAATTATCCGCCTCCTGGTCAGGCGATCGCACAAATTACAAATTTTCTCGCTGACCCTGCAAATCACAAGTATCAAGCGGTAGAAGGAATTCCAGAATTGAAATCCGCGATCGCTCAGAAGTTAACTACAGAAAATCGAATTGATTTAAGCGATCGCGAAATTGTCGTGACTGCTGGCAGCAATATGGCGTTTTTGAATGTGGTTTTGGCGATCGCCGATCCAGGAGATGAGATCATTTTGCAAACGCCGTTTTACTTTAATCATGAAATGGCGATCGATCTGGCAAGCTGTCGAGCCGTTCTTGTACCGACGGATGACCATTATCAAATCCAACCTGATTTGATTCGGGCAGCAATGACGCAGCGAACGCGCGCAGTCGTGACGATTTCACCGAATAATCCGACTGGAGTAGTTTATCCTGAATCAGCCTTGCGAGAAGTGAATCAGATCTGTCGCCAACACAATTGCTTTCACATTACAGATGAGGCTTACGAATATTTCACTTATGGGGTTGAACATTTTTCAGCAGGCAGCATTGCTGAAAGTGCTAACCATACAATTTCGCTCTTCAGTCTGTCGAAGGCTTATGGATTTGCGAGTTGGCGGATTGGGTATATGGTGATTCCGAAATTTTTGTTGGAATCCGTGCAAAAAATTCAGGATACGAATGTGATTTGTCCGGCGGTGGTGTCTCAGTTTGCAGCGGTGGGAGCATTGCAAGCGGGGAGAACGTATTGTCAGGAAAAGTTAAGCGCGATCGCCCAAGTCCGAGAAATTGTTTTGGCAAAATTAGAAACCATTCCGCATCTGTGTACTGTGCCAAAAGCAGAGGGAGCATTCTACTTTTTGCTGAAAGTGCAGACTGATTTAGATGCGATGGAGTTAGTCCGGCAATTGATTCGAGATCATCAGGTCGCAGTCTTGCCAGGATTCACGTTTGGGCTGAAAGAGGGATGTTATCTCCGAGTTGGCTATGGAGCATTAGAGAAGGAAACCGCGATCGAAGGAATTCAACGATTGGTCACAGGCTTGCAAGCGATTTCCGCCTCTCAATCATCGATCGATGGTATGAAAAGTCCTTGA
- a CDS encoding AEC family transporter — protein sequence MNPLILEKVVSLLLLIGIGYLLKPKFSAPNSTAVLRTFILSAALPATIFLSTIEINTSLNLVLLPAFALCVNFYLLILGILFTPLVLDRKNAAQARALILMFPSLAPGLTVYPFIEQFVGRQGLAWAALADMGNKIFVLIGLYILAYLWVARSQQQNSKIQWVELGKFLLTEPVNIAIVLGMVLATLGLNAGTLPSVLVETIQKIALCSTPLILMYVGISLKLKLLEASKILAILLGRAGVGFLLSSCAIVVLQPTSIEATALYVALPQASCSLWALLHTTKINELYPAQAEQFFDLGFATAMLAMSMPFSVITLLFIFSADQFFYAPAHLNLAGMFCLGVFLLFVAARKFTVALFAK from the coding sequence ATGAACCCCTTAATCCTCGAAAAAGTTGTCTCCCTTCTATTGCTCATCGGCATTGGCTATCTGCTCAAACCGAAATTTTCTGCACCGAATTCCACCGCAGTTTTACGCACATTCATCTTAAGTGCTGCGCTCCCTGCAACTATCTTTCTATCGACCATTGAGATCAACACGAGCCTAAATTTAGTTTTACTTCCTGCGTTTGCGCTCTGTGTTAACTTCTATCTCTTAATTCTCGGCATTCTGTTTACGCCGTTAGTACTAGACCGGAAGAATGCGGCGCAGGCGAGAGCTTTAATCCTGATGTTTCCATCGCTTGCGCCGGGTCTTACCGTTTATCCCTTTATTGAGCAGTTTGTCGGGCGACAAGGGCTTGCTTGGGCAGCGTTGGCAGATATGGGGAATAAGATTTTTGTGCTGATTGGCTTGTATATTCTGGCTTACTTATGGGTCGCTCGATCGCAACAGCAAAATAGCAAAATTCAATGGGTTGAACTAGGAAAATTTTTACTGACTGAACCTGTGAATATTGCGATCGTATTGGGGATGGTTTTGGCAACGTTGGGGCTAAATGCAGGAACACTTCCCAGTGTTTTAGTCGAGACAATTCAGAAAATTGCGCTTTGCTCAACTCCTCTCATTCTGATGTATGTGGGGATCTCGTTGAAATTGAAGTTACTAGAAGCAAGTAAAATCTTGGCGATTTTGCTTGGGCGAGCAGGCGTAGGATTTCTACTGAGTAGCTGCGCGATCGTGGTGCTGCAACCCACTTCGATCGAAGCAACAGCTTTGTATGTGGCACTTCCGCAAGCATCTTGTAGCCTCTGGGCATTGTTACATACCACCAAAATTAATGAACTATACCCGGCACAAGCTGAACAATTCTTTGACTTAGGCTTTGCAACAGCAATGCTGGCGATGTCAATGCCTTTTTCGGTGATCACGCTACTCTTTATCTTTTCGGCTGATCAGTTTTTCTATGCACCTGCTCACTTGAACTTAGCCGGGATGTTCTGTTTGGGAGTATTTCTGCTGTTTGTTGCTGCTCGAAAGTTCACGGTTGCCCTATTCGCTAAATAA
- a CDS encoding SH3 domain-containing protein yields MRWSTVLKFFLGVLLAIAILAAGGLVAARVMIARLSVPPSKPMFPNDTPTTKPPAAKPAATAKPAAAKAETPAKPLPDGAFPAKVTQSIGLVIRDAPSLDAVSIGGVDFNQQVTVIETSADGSWQKIRLANNTEGWVRAGNVEKVSN; encoded by the coding sequence ATGCGCTGGTCTACAGTTCTGAAATTCTTCCTTGGTGTGCTGCTTGCGATCGCAATTTTGGCGGCTGGCGGGCTAGTTGCAGCACGGGTGATGATTGCACGGCTGTCTGTGCCGCCCTCAAAACCGATGTTTCCGAACGATACACCCACCACGAAGCCACCAGCAGCAAAGCCTGCGGCAACGGCAAAACCAGCAGCGGCAAAAGCCGAAACTCCTGCAAAACCGCTTCCAGATGGAGCTTTCCCGGCAAAGGTAACGCAATCGATCGGGCTAGTGATCCGCGATGCACCTTCGCTGGACGCTGTTTCTATCGGTGGGGTTGATTTTAATCAGCAAGTGACGGTGATTGAAACCAGCGCAGATGGAAGCTGGCAAAAAATCCGTTTGGCTAACAATACAGAAGGATGGGTGCGCGCTGGAAATGTCGAGAAAGTGAGTAACTGA